Proteins from one Aspergillus nidulans FGSC A4 chromosome VIII genomic window:
- a CDS encoding uncharacterized protein (transcript_id=CADANIAT00001973) has product MDLSRQEYPALLASLQPTQAATVLADRIRVINKVNADIADWLQERRRIEEAYAQGLRKLANRPQLDNAAALGIFQIPWQRIKIDEDVERPLREYNTKNKELASMPGVQNDLTALAKSVESSQKKVEKAKEKGPKGADKLAAAVSAAHDMSQQWESRAPFAFEQLQAADEGRLNHLRDVLTQLETHESDQIERCRQAAENCLNVLLNVETADEIKTFAAKVNGGRPVVPLRQQTTSPTPVASPPPGPEPPLPPPPRAQDDAASHRSTSSGRARPPPPPVPEPRHGTPFGGLRRLGTVMNRRKSMALPSGPSSDKKYRSPFSSFKRGDSHNMQIPEDPPERPDTAITSQDSYNETARQPSESYEREDRARFSPSPPPQSTPDTNGFASQGPAATAGLTGVTNEPRVDAEGYSERPQTIDEITLAQREAAGHEESGLNLTIRDQPIPEDENQAQQAMNDMASQLRLQAQQSGIRRNAGTIRGRRDVRNTVFIPSTPPPVHPVPNQAVAQDVSEPTSPTSPGRHVASLSNATDEHALSDTTSIRSSHTLHSISGPVAHPELHDSGLNASIIETVNAWFSEGAVTKSFVVGELALAFNAAPDVLSDKIRVRLNNFPVLEKVAANPNFIREVQDQSEDKRGEYDVSLASITRSAPTVAFKYQVHINPEDLSTFCPVIFRPAWNLEEFQASVIIFYSLNPSFASAASKDSITLTNLVLTVNLDISPQEDREVAHATNAVMYPNTGAVFRRKQSAVIWKIPEFEVNSKSDGKLLVRFSTANSWPQKGKVEAKFEVRTPDAGSRLGISSASRPAGSDPFADEDNAQAQWSHVPTTRKLAVGKYVSS; this is encoded by the exons ATGGATCTCTCCCGACAGGAGTATCCAGCCTTGCTG GCATCTTTACAACCCACTCAGGCCGCCACTGTATTAGCTGACCGCATCCGTGTCAtcaacaaggtcaatgcggATATCGCAGATTGGCTGCAG GAACGCCGCCGCATCGAAGAAGCTTATGCGCAAGGGCTACGGAAACTCGCCAATCGACCCCAATTGGATAATGCAGCTGCCTTAGG GATATTCCAAATACCATGGCAGCGCATT AAAATCGACGAAGACGTCGAACGTCCTTTGAGGGAATACAATACCAAGAATAAGGAGCTTGCGTCGATGCCCGGAGTTCAAAATGACCTGACAGCTCTAGCAAAGAGCGTGGAAAGCTCGCAGAAAAAGGTTgaaaaggcgaaggagaagggcccCAAAGGCGCGGACAAGTTAGCTGCCGCCGTGTCTGCTGCGCACGACATGAGCCAGCAATGGGAATCAAGAGCGCCATTTGCCTTTGAGCAGCTTCAGGCGGCAGATGAGGGCCGACTCAACCATCTTCGAGATGTTTTAACCCAACTGGAAACCCACGAGTCTGATCAGATCGAACGCTGTCGACAAGCAGCGGAAAACTGCTTGAATGTCCTCCTCAACGTGGAGACAGCGGATGAAATCAAGACGTTCGCCGCAAAGGTAAATGGAGGACGACCAGTTGTGCCCCTTCGACAGCAAACAACATCACCCACCCCAGTAGCATCACCTCCGCCGGGCCCGGAGCcacctcttccacctccaccgcGTGCTCAGGATGATGCTGCGAGTCATCGCTCTACAAGCTCTGGTCGCGCCAgaccaccaccgcctccaG TTCCTGAACCTCGGCACGGTACACCCTTCGGGGGTCTTAGACGGCTAGGTACGGTCATGAATAGAAGGAAAAGTATGGCTCTGCCTTCTGGTCCGTCATCGGACAAGAAGTATCGCAGCCCGTTTTCCTCCTTTAAACGGGGCGATTCCCACAACATGCAGATCCCAGAAGATCCTCCTGAGCGCCCAGATACGGCCATCACCTCACAAGATAGCTACAACGAAACTGCTCGCCAGCCAAGCGAGTCTTACGAACGAGAAGACCGTGCACGATTTTCGCCGAGCCCGCCGCCTCAGTCGACACCTGATACAAACGGATTCGCATCTCAGGGTCCTGCGGCTACTGCAGGTCTCACTGGCGTCACTAATGAG CCACGAGTGGATGCAGAGGGCTACTCTGAACGACCGCAGACAATTGATGAAATCACACTAGCACAACGAGAGGCAGCCGG ACACGAAGAGTCGGGTCTGAACCTGACGATTAGAGATCAGCCTATTCCCGAAGACGAAAACCAAGCCCAACAAGCCATGAATGACATGGCCAGTCAATTGCGTCTG CAAGCGCAGCAAAGCGGGATAAGGCGGAACGCAGGCACGATACGTGGACGCCGCGACGTCCGTAATACTGTCTTCATCCCTAGCACTCCGCCACCAGTCCATCCAGTCCCAAATCAAGCTGTGGCCCAGGACGTCTCTGAACCTACCTCTCCAACCTCGCCAGGAAGACATGTAGCTTCTCTCAGCAATGCTACAGACGAGCATGCATTGTCTGACACAACGTCAATACGCTCGTCGCATACTTTGCATAGCATCTCAGGCCCCGTCGCACACCCTGAACTGCACGATTCTGGACTGAATGCATCTATAATAGAAACAGTCAACGCCTGGTTCTCGGAAGGTGCGGTTACCAAATCATTTGTTGTCGGCGAGCTCGCGCTGGCGTTTAATGCTGCTCCTGATGTCCTGTCGGACAAAATCCGAGTTCGCCTGAATAATTTTCCAGTGTTGGAGAAGGTAGCCGCAAACCCGAATTTCATCCGTGAAGTACAAGATCAGTCAGAGGACAAGAGGGGCGAATACGACGTTTCTCTTGCTAGTATAACGCGCTCTGCACCAACTGTCGCGTTTAAATATCAAGTCCATATTAATCCCGAGGACTTATCTACCTTTTGCCCAGTCATTTTTAGACCAGCATGGAATCTGGAGGAATTCCAGGCCAGCGTGATAATCTTCTACTCCCTCAATCCTTCATTCGCATCTGCCGCGTCGAAAGACTCGATTACGCTGACCAACCTGGTTCTTACCGTCAATCTGGACATCTCTCCCCAAGAGGACCGTGAAGTCGCCCACGCCACCAACGCCGTCATGTACCCCAACACCGGAGCTGTCTTTCGCCGCAAGCAGTCAGCGGTGATCTGGAAAATCCCTGAATTTGAGGTGAACAGCAAATCCGATGGGAAGCTGCTCGTTCGCTTTTCAACGGCAAATAGTTGGCCGCAGAAGGGCAAGGTCGAGGCAAAATTCGAGGTTCGCACGCCTGATGCTGGCTCTCGCCTTGGGATCAGTTCTGCTTCGAGGCCGGCTGGGTCTGATCCTTTTGCCGATGAGGATAATGCTCAGGCTCAATGGAGTCATGTCCCGACAACGCGGAAGTTGGCTGTTGGGAAGTACGTTTCTTCATAG
- a CDS encoding coiled-coil domain-containing protein MAD1 (transcript_id=CADANIAT00001974), which yields MDLKLTCPDEFQEELSTFNSMSWRIPSKNASCCNRANHKTEALAKELREAQENGLSTKVELERKVRSLQDHNQSLKEELEDKHKQLLDQERQSKYQINELETIRSSLQKTLEDLHRDLENAKNEKQTAQDKLRERESDIAGLEAENIRLKAEGNDAETFAVLKRELSDQVNHMRALETTNREQNAELRRLRKVQRNVEVVEEQKKSLENQLQLMKGVEAELETVQIQKQVLEDERQTWSSLLQDSDLFSEYDSPEAVVKALLKEQIEKASAIDRLGSVEAQFLEKDELIKSLESERSNLKLEMEKLRAASAAAGGPMAESRARARLERQRALAQKEVEYLRAQLKTFDTEEETLNAEQGQFDAQKAEQIVNLEKMIDEYRQELARAHDELSKREASQQEETTQPRGTKRPLSPAESDTENERLSVLLRKNRKLQESLSKTEQAMTLLRKEYEATKSQLKSLKAKSRTRILELRDNPTSQAENLKLSTITTLKNENRDLLAQLRGHHESVKTVPITTLESMKLQVQDMERVVADKEKRMRRLKEIWTAKSSEFREAVASLLGYKLDFLPNGRVRVTSMFHLSSAYRHGEGNASDARGPGSMGNGEENSIIFDGENGTMKISGGPNSLFAMEIKHLIKFWVEERKDIPCFLAAMTLDFYDKTTRAARM from the exons ATGGACCTGAAGCTGACTTGCCCAGATGAGTTTCAGGAGGAGCTCAGTACCTTCAATAG tatgagctggagaattccaagcAAGAACGCGAGTTGTTG TAATCGTGCCAATCACAAGACTGAAGCTCTTGCGAAAGAGCtgagagaagctcaagaaaatGGGCTCAGCACAAAAGTTGAGCTCGAGCGTAAAGTTCGCAGCCTCCAAGATCATAACCAAAGTTTGAAGGAAGAACTAGAGGACAAGCATAAacagcttctcgaccaggaAAGACAGTCGAAGTATCAGATTAATGAGTTGGAAACTATTCGGTCATCTCTCCAGAAAACACTGGAGGATCTGCACCGAGATCTCGAAAATGCCAAAAACGAGAAACAAACGGCACAAGATAAGCTTCGTGAGCGGGAGTCGGACATTGCCGGTTTAGAAGCGGAGAATATTCGACTCAAAGCCGAAGGGAATGATGCGGAAACGTTTGCTGTTCTTAAAAGGGAGCTGTCTGACCAAGTTAACCATATGAGGGCCCTGGAAACTACAAACCGAGAACAAAACGCAGAATTACGGCGCCTACGCAAGGTACAGCGGAACGTTGAAGTAgtcgaagagcagaagaagtcaCTGGAGAACCAGTTACAGCTTATGAAGGGAGTTGAAGCTGAGCTAGAGACTGTCCAGATTCAGAAGCAAGTCCTTGAAGACGAGCGGCAAACGTGGTCCAGCCTGTTACAGGATAGCGACCTCTTTTCGGAATACGACTCACCGGAAGCTGTCGTAAAGGCTCTTTTAaaggagcagatcgagaAAGCTAGCGCCATTGACAGACTCGGAAGCGTTGAAGCACAATTCTTGGAGAAAGATGAGCTCATAAAAAGCCTGGAAAGTGAGCGATCTAACCTGAAAttagagatggagaagctTCGTGctgcctcagcagcagctggtgGGCCCATGGCAGAGAGTCGTGCAAGAGCTCGACTTGAGCGACAGCGGGCGCTTGCGCAGAAAGAAGTGGAATATCTCCGCGCTCAGTTGAAAACATTTGATACAGAGGAGGAAACCCTGAACGCCGAGCAAGGCCAGTTTGACGCCCAGAAAGCCGAGCAAATAGTCAATCTCGAAAAAATGATTGATGAGTACCGACAGGAACTCGCAAGGGCCCATGACGAACTTTCCAAGCGCGAGGCCtctcagcaagaagaaactACTCAACCTAGAGGAACAAAACGTCCTCTTTCACCTGCCGAAAGTGACACAGAGAACGAACGGCTTTCAGTGCTCCTTCGAAAGAACAGAAAGCTCCAAGAGTCCCTCTCCAAAACCGAACAAGCCATGACCCTCCTACGCAAGGAATACGAAGCCACCAAATCTCAACTCAAATCCCTCAAAGCAAAATCCCGCACCCGCATCCTTGAACTTCGCGACAACCCAACCTCGCAGGCCGAAAACCTGAAACTCTCAACTATCACCACGCTCAAGAACGAAAACCGCGACCTCCTGGCCCAACTCCGCGGCCACCACGAATCCGTTAAAACCGTTCCCATCACCACCCTTGAAAGCATGAAGCTTCAAGTTCAAGACATGGAGCGCGTCGTCGCAGACAAGGAAAAGCGCATGCGCCGCCTGAAAGAAATCTGGACCGCCAAGTCCTCGGAATTCCGCGAGGCAGTCGCCTCCCTGTTGGGCTACAAACTCGACTTTCTCCCTAACGGCCGCGTCCGCGTCACATCCATGTTCcatctctcctccgcctATAGGCACGGCGAGGGTAATGCATCAGATGCACGTGGACCGGGGAGCATGGGCAACGGCGAGGAGAACTCAATTATCTTCGATGGTGAGAACGGCACGATGAAGATCTCGGGGGGGCCGAACAGTCTGTTTGCGATGGAGATCAAGCACCTGATCAAGTTttgggttgaggagaggaaagatATTCCTTGCTTCCTGGCTGCGATGACGTTGGACTTTTACGATAAGACGACCAGGGCGGCTCGAATGTAg
- a CDS encoding uncharacterized protein (transcript_id=CADANIAT00001975) — MAKDKSERKEKHEKKEKRSEKDGVHKSKKDKKDKKDKTALADAVLKGLEAETPSTVPVNGADATGEVEARPVGALVPFAKPLLEDKAAKKALKSVKKAAVNKCLKRGVKEVVKALRKSPVPAPNETVAIPNGVVILAADISPMDVISHIPVLCEDHGIPYVFVTSRAELGNAAATKRPTSVAMVVPKSAAKGKKKDANDDDEDFSKVYEELVKLAQKELTQVNL; from the exons ATGGCCAAGGACAAGTctgagagaaaggagaagcacgagaagaaggagaagcggtCAGAGAAGGACGGTGtgcacaagagcaagaaggacaagaaggataagaaagATAAGACTGCTCTGGCCGATGCAGTATTGAAGGGACTTGAAGCCGAGACTCCCTCAACTGTTCCCGTCAATGGTGCCGATGCGACcggtgaagtcgaagcccGCCCCGTCGGTGCGCTCGTACCGTTTGCCAAACCACTGCTGGAGGACAAGGCAGCCAAGAAGGCCCTCAAGAGTGTGAAGAAGG CTGCGGTCAACAAATGCCTTAAGCGCGGTGTGAAGGAGGTTGTCAAGGCCCTCAGGAAGTCTCCCGTTCCGGCTCCTAATGAAACCGTCGCCATTCCTAATGGAGTTGTCATTCTCGCTGCCGATATCTCGCCTATGGACGTCATTTCCCACATTCCCGTTCTCTGTGAAGACCACGGCATCCCGTATGTCTTCGTCACATCCCGAGCAGAACTCGGTAACGCTGCTGCTACGAAGCGTCCCACAAGTGTTGCAATGGTTGTGCCAAAATCCGCggccaagggcaagaagaaggatgccaatgatgatgacgaggactTCAGCAAGGTTTATGAGGAGCTGGTCAAGCTCGCTCAGAAGGAACTCACGCAGGTGAACCTATAG
- a CDS encoding uncharacterized protein (transcript_id=CADANIAT00001976) yields the protein MDLQGNPIPSGQRGVKNTTDPLSNRPINEPSGPVLKDSLAAESVSHGGSFNENRNAQPIGATSQNTTTNTTDTSAATKLPSASNAREREEPHGSQRYPDALGGQAEFPGAHVPETGYVGGSTAAKKDLGINKPVYPASEKIDHQGQSRTQAPASGSGYQTRSATAAQKKQNDSSATAGQGGEFPSDPKYNASFNSEIGSQDDPGRLAEQKFQRRQAETVAAAAAPAQKGTGDQTWYQPLNADQRA from the coding sequence ATGGATCTCCAAGGCAACCCTATCCCCTCTGGCCAGCGCGGTGTTAAGAACACCACCGACCCCTTGTCCAACCGCCCCATCAACGAGCCTTCTGGCCCTGTCTTGAAAGACTCACTCGCCGCTGAATCGGTCAGCCATGGCGGCTCATTCAATGAAAACCGCAACGCCCAACCTATTGGAGCAACATCTCAAAACACCACCACAAACACTACCGACACATCGGCAGCCACAAAgcttccttcagcttctaACGCCCGTGAGCGCGAAGAACCCCACGGCTCCCAGCGATATCCTGACGCCCTCGGCGGCCAGGCAGAGTTCCCCGGCGCTCACGTCCCAGAAACTGGATACGTTGGCGGCTCAACcgcggcgaagaaggacttAGGCATTAACAAACCCGTTTACCCTGCTTCTGAGAAGATCGACCACCAGGGCCAGTCACGGACTCAGGCCCCTGCTAGCGGAAGCGGATACCAGACTCGAAGCGCAACTGCtgcgcagaagaagcagaacgaCTCGTCCGCCACTGCTGGTCAGGGCGGCGAGTTCCCCAGCGACCCCAAGTACAACGCCAGCTTCAACTCTGAGATTGGCTCTCAGGACGACCCCGGTCGATTGGCTGAACAAAAATTCCAGCGACGTCAGGCCGAGACAGTggcagccgctgctgcgcCGGCTCAGAAGGGTACTGGTGACCAAACCTGGTATCAACCCTTAAACGCAGACCAGCGTGCTTAA
- a CDS encoding uncharacterized protein (transcript_id=CADANIAT00001977): MSDSTFHTTIQDIRKPESHASHAAKGNTPKDSNVSAMKSIIDQNTDKQADIEKTKANLPLPDQPPVASDWNSADQRAVNVGSGGIEGPISGENNSALRGPATASSSAREVGEETHRNTQPTSNVGRGDLPADAQAR; this comes from the exons ATGTCTGACAGCACCTTCCACACCACCATTCAGGACATTCGCAAGCCAGAGTCTCACGCTTCCCATGCTGCTAAGGGCAACACTCCTAAGGATTCTAATGTCTCCGCAATGAAG TCCATTATCGACCAGAACACAGACAAGCAAGCCGACATCGAAAAGACCAAGGCCAACCTGCCATTACCAGACCAGCCCCCTGTCGCTAGTGACTGGAATTCCGCCGATCAGCGAGCTGTCAATGTTGGTTCCGGCGGTATCGAAGGACCCATCTCAGGCGAGAACAACTCTGCTCTCCGAGGTCCAGCCACAGCCTCAAGCAGTGCTCGCGAGGTCGGAGAGGAGACGCACAGGAACACACAGCCAACTAGCAATGTTGGTCGGGGAGACCTCCCTGCCGATGCTCAGGCTCGGTAA
- a CDS encoding Ygr210 GTPase family protein (transcript_id=CADANIAT00001978), whose amino-acid sequence MPRDPLIGLVGKPSSGKSTTLNSLTDASSKVGIFTTIDPQRAIGYLQIDCACKRYGVADKCKPNYGACTDGKRSVPIELLDVAGLVPGAHQGRGLGNKFLDDLRQADALIHVVDVSGTTDAEGKSTRGYDPSQDIEWLRSEIVRWVLGNLMQKWGSIKRRHMAIKATAMETLQNQFSGYGSTPSTVARCLDRLALKEPLEEWSDETVEQVVQAFIDEKFPTVFALNKIDHPDADKNISKIAKMQDPQRIVLCSAISEVFLRRLAKQNYIKYTEGSEFLDTREDLIADGDPDGGGLREMDEKLKTRVENLKDMVLYRFGSTGVVQCLSRAAEVLGLVPVFPVRNLHTFSSGTGTAAFRDCVLVKKNSTVGDVARKVMGDVPISYIEGVGGVRVSEDEIVAVGKHDVLSFKPGR is encoded by the exons ATGCCGAGGGATCCGCTGATTGGTTTGGTTGGGAAG CCGTCCAGTGGAAAATCGACTACATTGAATAGCTTGACAGATGCTTCTTCGAAAGTCGGTAT ATTTACTACTATTGATCCACAACGAGCCATTGGCTATCTCCAAATAGACTGTGCTTGTAAACGGTACGGTGTGGCAGATAAATGCAAGCCAAACTACGGTGCTTGTACCGATGGGAAGCGCTCGGTTCCCATCGAGCTTCTGGATGTTGCTGGTCTAGTTCCAGGGGCGCATCAGGGCCGTGGCTTGGGGAATAAGTTCTTGGACGATCTGCGCCAGGCAGACGCGCTAATCCACGTTGTCGATGTTAGTGGAACAACGGACGCAGAAG GAAAGTCTACACGAGGATATGATCCTTCTCAAGATATTGAGTGGCTGAGGTCAGAGATCGTGCGGTGGGTGCTGGGAAATTTGATGCAGAAATG GGGCTCTATCAAGCGCAGACATATGGCCATAA AGGCAACCGCGATGGAGACGTTACAAAACCAATTTTCCGGATATGGAAGTACACCATCAACCGTTGCACGATGTCTGGACCGGTTAGCGTTGAAAGAACCACTCGAAGAATGGTCAGATGAGACCGTAGAGCAAGTCGTGCAAGCATTTATTGACGAGAAGTTCCCGACGGTATTCGCCCTAAATAAAATTGATCACCCTGATGCAGACAAG AACATCAGTAAGATCGCCAAGATGCAGGATCCTCAGAGAATCGTCCTCTGTTCCGCCATATCTGAAGTTTTTCTTCGAAGACTTGCCAAACAAAACTATATCAAATACACTGAGGGCAGTGAATTCTTAGATACAAGGGAAGACCTCATTGCAGATGGAGATCCGGACGGGGGAGGCCTCCGGGAGATGGACGAAAAGCTGAAAAC TCGCGTGGAGAACTTGAAAGATATGGTACTTTATCGCTTTGGCTCTACAGGTGTTGTGCAATGTCTTTCGCGGGCCGCCGAGGTCTTAGGGCTTGTACCAGTCTTCCCGGTACGAAATTTACACACCTTTTCCTCTGGGACTGGTACTGCGGCATTTCGAGATTGTGTCCTTGTAAAGAA GAATAGCACTGTGGGTGATGTTGCGCGTAAGGTCATGGGCGATGTACCCATATCTTATATTGAAGGCGTTGGAGGTGTCCGCGTGTCAGAAGATGAGATTGTGGCAGTTGGGAAGCATGAT GTACTTTCGTTCAAGCCTGGTCGATAG
- a CDS encoding uncharacterized protein (transcript_id=CADANIAT00001979) encodes MSVNRTARILHSASCISFYGKRSILSWSGQPAIIPTSSGVQARHNSGIFQDWKGSGAEKSTTHRVQKENDNTDPETIAANRTMQDREENFGVGNRGESDAATERGGAKNAEKVKKDHPKATEPVIGMNDERAEKGV; translated from the exons ATGTCTGTAAATCGTACCGCCCGTATCCTACATTCGGCCTCATGCATCTCTTTCTATGGCAAACGCTCGATTCTGTCATGGAGTGGACAGCCCGCTATCATTCCTACCTCCTCAGGTGTGCAAGCTCGCCATAACAGCGGCATATTCCAGGATTGGAAGGGCTCAGGGGCAGAAAAATCCACAACCCACCGCgtccagaaggagaacgaCAATACAGACCCGGAGACGATAGCGGCGAACCGGACAATGCAGGATAGAGAAGAAAACTTTGGCGTGGGGAACAGAGGCGAGTCTGATGCTGCGACAGAGCGAGGAGGGGCCAAGAATGCAGAGAAAGTTAAGAAGGACCATCCCAAGGCGACTGAGCCGGTTATTGGTATGAATGATGAAAGAGCAGAG AAGGGAGTTTGA
- a CDS encoding SET domain-containing protein (transcript_id=CADANIAT00001980), translating to MKRGYLSIDALIPFARLYNVAIRGVTFRKLRAEDGTDKGGAIVATERKQSGNEEPSENDVLIKVPSDMILSLETVQERAKYDRHLHEVLEAVGDFGKISHSSPDLAGQKHKIGASNAWSEYVKFLPSFITLPTFWTMEELELLRGTSLRLAYEAKIKALEKELEHLRETTEAIEWCRELWWDEDSVTLEDWKYLDAVFRSRVLDLPGYGHAMVPCIDMANHASDSTVNALYEKDDNGDAILQLRPRKNLRLDEEVTISYGQDKAASEMVFSYGFLDSERSDAKQMVLDLDIPEDDPLRLAKTAFCRETPGLCISSKPTDSDGTRTYWESPIVWWACVNEEDGLGFAVLQKNDGSKELTVTWKTQEIKTPNHLKDILSAEPLWDIFQLRAVVLVLERLETQFFMLQTTERMVSDLQQRDDTLAIFRPEVFNTAMKLRELEGRLLETAINDLEKQRDQLMMSEAVRAYLSQQQSVEVEDDFS from the exons ATGAAGCGAGGGTACTTGTCTATAGACGCGCTCATACCCTTTGCGCGTCTTTATAACGTCGCCATCCGCGGGGTTACTTTCCGGAAGCTACGAGCAGAGGATGGGACAGACAAGGGCGGCGCGATCGTTGCGACAGAAAGGAAGCAGTCTGGGAATGAAGAGCCGTCAGAAAATGATGTTCTAATCAAGGTACCTTCTGACATGATCCTTTCCTTGGAGACGGTTCAGGAACGGGCCAAGTATGATCGACACCTTCACGAGGTACTGGAAGCGGTCGGGGACTTCGGGAAG ATCTCGCATTCATCTCCGGACCTTGCTGGACAGAAACATAAAATCGGCGCATCCAATGCTTGGTCTGAATACGTCAAGTTCCTGCCGTCCTTTATAACATTACCTACCTTCTGGAcaatggaagagctggagctgctaCGCGGGACGTCATTGAGGCTGGCCTACGAGGCAAAGATTAAAGCACTGGAAAAGGAATTAGAGCATCTTCGCGAGACCACTGAGGCTATCGAATGGTGCCGGGAACTTTGGTGGGATGAAGATAGTGTCACTCTCGAGGACTGGAAGTATCTTGACGCTGTTTTTCGGTCACGCGTGCTGGATCTACCAGGGTATGGGCATGCAATGGTCCCTTGCATTGATATGGCCAATCATGCGTCTGATTCGACTGTGAATGCCCTGTATGAGAAGGATGATAATGGAGATGCCATACTTCAGCTGCGTCCGCGGAAGAACTTGCGCTTGGATGAGGAAGTTACTATCTC ATACGGTCAGGATAAAGCGGCTTCCGAGATGGTCTTCTCATATGGTTTTCTTGATTCAGAGAGAAGCGATGCTAAGCAAATGGTCTTAGACCTGGATATCCCGGAAGACGATCCACTGAGACTGGCTAAAACCGCATTCTGCAGAGAAACGCCTGGACTTTGCATTTCCTCAAAACCTACAGATTCCGACGGAACCCGAACTTACTGGGAGAGTCCGATTGTCTGGTGGGCCTGTGtgaacgaagaagatgggcTTGGTTTTGCCGTATTGCAGAAAAACGATGGTTCGAAAGAGCTGACGGTGACATGGAAGACGCAAGAAATAAAGACTCCTAATCACCTCAAAGATATTCTAAGTGCAGAACCATTGTGGGATATCTTCCAGCTTCGCGCAGTCGTGCTCGTTCTCGAACGGCTAGAAACCCAATTCTTTATGCTGCAGACAACCGAAAGGATGGTTTCAGATCTTCAACAGCGTGATGATACGCTTGCGATTTTCCGCCCTGAAGTGTTTAACACCGCCATGAAACTGCGGGAATTGGAGGGACGGTTGCTGGAAACTGCCATAAATGATTTGGAAAAACAG AGAGATCAATTGATGATGAGCGAGGCGGTCAGAGCCTACCTCTCTCAACAGCAGTCTGtagaggttgaagacgacTTTTCATGA